One Sphingomicrobium sp. XHP0239 DNA segment encodes these proteins:
- a CDS encoding M28 family peptidase translates to MTKMLSRFALAAALASTSPALAQQASPERQSDAVAAATNQLRSQDLPYDARALELGRAAMDDELAWDILEGLTTEVGPRLGGTPAEQRARDWSVRRLNEIGFANVRVEEFQMPTWVRGAESGRIVAPFPQELVLTALGNSGATPAEGLTAEVVGYEDYAAFLADAPANQSGKIVFISNNMPRNQDGSGYSMPFGAPRWVGPNEAAKRGAAAIVVRSIGTDNNRTPHTGNTNFDEGVAPIPAAALAAPDAEQLMRALDRANGPVRMQLVLTPRHIGMQTSGNVIAEVLGRDPDAAKVLVACHLDSWDNAPGVFDDGAGCAIVAAAAKRIMDAGRPERTIEIVWYGAEEVGIWGGLDFAERHDGTDYHVAAESDFGADRVWKVTTDLGADRRAEADRLRATLAPLGIASGEYDQAGGADIGPLRAEGAPGVSLRQDGTRYFDLHHTSNDTLDKVDPEQLKQNVAAWTAMLAVMAGPVE, encoded by the coding sequence ATGACCAAGATGCTCTCGCGCTTCGCGCTCGCCGCCGCTCTCGCCAGCACCTCCCCCGCCCTTGCGCAGCAAGCCTCGCCCGAACGGCAGTCGGACGCGGTCGCCGCGGCGACCAACCAGTTGCGTTCGCAGGACCTCCCCTATGACGCGCGGGCGCTGGAATTGGGCCGAGCCGCGATGGACGACGAACTGGCATGGGACATCCTAGAAGGACTGACGACCGAAGTCGGACCGCGCCTGGGCGGCACCCCGGCCGAACAACGGGCGCGCGATTGGTCGGTTCGCCGTCTGAACGAAATCGGTTTCGCCAATGTCCGGGTCGAGGAATTCCAGATGCCGACGTGGGTTCGCGGTGCCGAGAGCGGAAGGATCGTCGCTCCTTTCCCGCAGGAGCTGGTGTTGACGGCGCTGGGCAATTCGGGCGCAACCCCTGCCGAGGGATTGACCGCCGAAGTCGTCGGATATGAGGATTACGCCGCATTCCTCGCCGATGCGCCGGCGAACCAGTCGGGCAAGATCGTTTTCATCTCCAACAACATGCCGCGCAACCAGGACGGGTCGGGATATTCCATGCCCTTCGGAGCACCGCGCTGGGTCGGGCCCAACGAAGCCGCCAAGCGCGGCGCCGCGGCAATCGTCGTGCGCTCGATCGGCACCGACAACAATCGAACACCGCACACCGGCAACACCAATTTCGACGAGGGTGTGGCCCCTATCCCCGCCGCCGCGCTCGCCGCGCCCGATGCGGAGCAGTTGATGCGCGCGCTCGATCGCGCGAACGGGCCGGTGCGGATGCAGCTGGTGCTGACGCCGCGCCATATCGGGATGCAGACATCCGGCAACGTCATCGCCGAGGTCCTGGGCCGCGATCCCGATGCCGCAAAGGTGCTGGTCGCCTGTCACCTCGACAGTTGGGACAATGCACCGGGCGTGTTCGACGATGGCGCGGGCTGCGCGATCGTGGCAGCGGCCGCCAAGCGGATCATGGACGCCGGGAGGCCGGAGCGGACCATCGAGATCGTCTGGTACGGCGCCGAGGAAGTCGGCATCTGGGGCGGGCTCGATTTTGCCGAGCGCCATGACGGTACCGACTATCACGTCGCGGCGGAAAGCGACTTCGGTGCCGATCGGGTCTGGAAAGTCACGACCGATCTGGGCGCGGATCGGCGTGCCGAGGCAGACCGGCTGCGGGCAACGCTGGCACCGCTCGGGATTGCGTCGGGCGAATATGATCAGGCGGGGGGCGCCGACATCGGTCCGCTGCGCGCCGAAGGAGCGCCCGGTGTCTCGCTGCGACAGGACGGTACGCGCTACTTCGATTTGCACCACACCTCCAACGACACGCTCGACAAGGTCGATCCCGAGCAGCTGAAGCAGAATGTCGCCGCGTGGACGGCGATGCTGGCGGTCATGGCGGGCCCGGTCGAATAG
- a CDS encoding PA0069 family radical SAM protein: MPIESTKGRGATRNATPTRFNLKEHVADGDWLDEVERVDGVAPRRTTVTIERPKTILTKNSSPDIGFDRSVNVFRGCEHGCIYCFARPTHAYHDLSPGVDFESRLFVKPDAARLLHETLGRKGYTARPIAMGTNTDPYQPIEERWRVTRAVLETLTELDHPFTITTKSDRVVRDLDLIAPAARKGLAAVALSVTSLESKTHRTLEPRAPAPAKRLAAIKALAEEGVPVYLSISPVIPHITDMEMEAIVAAGAKAGARSAFFLPVRLPHEVAPLFKAWLKEHYPDRSRKVMATIRDLRGGRDNDPNFFSRLRGTGVWAELFAKRFDKACRDHGLSREKFRLNCALFRPPQGDQMRLL; encoded by the coding sequence ATGCCGATCGAATCGACCAAGGGCCGCGGGGCGACCCGGAATGCCACCCCCACCCGCTTCAATCTGAAGGAACATGTCGCCGACGGCGACTGGCTGGACGAGGTCGAACGGGTCGACGGGGTCGCCCCTCGCCGGACAACGGTGACGATCGAGCGGCCGAAGACCATCCTTACCAAGAACAGCTCGCCCGACATCGGTTTCGACCGGTCGGTCAACGTGTTCCGAGGGTGCGAGCATGGTTGCATTTATTGTTTCGCGCGGCCGACGCATGCCTATCACGATCTGTCGCCGGGAGTGGATTTCGAAAGCCGCCTGTTCGTCAAACCCGACGCCGCGCGGTTGTTGCACGAGACGCTGGGTCGCAAGGGCTACACCGCCAGGCCGATCGCGATGGGGACGAACACCGATCCTTATCAGCCGATCGAGGAGCGGTGGCGGGTGACACGTGCGGTGCTCGAGACGCTGACCGAGCTCGATCACCCGTTCACGATCACGACCAAGTCGGATCGGGTGGTCCGCGACCTCGACCTTATCGCTCCCGCAGCGCGCAAGGGGTTGGCGGCGGTGGCGCTGTCGGTAACGAGTCTCGAATCGAAGACGCATCGAACCCTCGAACCGCGCGCACCGGCGCCTGCCAAGCGATTGGCCGCGATCAAGGCGCTGGCCGAGGAAGGGGTACCCGTCTACCTTTCGATCTCTCCGGTCATTCCGCACATCACCGACATGGAGATGGAAGCGATCGTCGCCGCCGGCGCGAAGGCCGGTGCGCGCAGTGCCTTCTTTCTTCCCGTTCGTTTGCCGCACGAGGTAGCGCCTTTGTTCAAGGCATGGCTGAAGGAACATTATCCCGACCGGTCGCGAAAGGTGATGGCGACCATCCGCGACCTGCGCGGCGGGCGCGATAACGATCCCAATTTCTTCTCCCGCCTGCGCGGCACCGGTGTCTGGGCGGAACTTTTCGCCAAACGGTTCGACAAGGCGTGTCGCGATCACGGCCTCAGCCGCGAGAAGTTCCGTCTGAACTGCGCGCTTTTCCGCCCGCCGCAGGGCGACCAGATGCGGTTGCTCTAG
- a CDS encoding lytic transglycosylase domain-containing protein: MTRLVMAALAASVLSATPTLAQDADPLAPRPQEATPPADASPAQVPVRLERDWPSILNAISRQQWEVARQSIAAMDRSDPLHDYALAELYLAAGSPRIDGPSAARVAERSAELPQAGALARIAADRGGDTVRVPGERTLVTLGGAPRRYRARSVGGAQVENLLAQLGPAVEADDGRAGEEIYRAAVETGGLSGEAWAEISHRVAWIYYVAGDIANARRIALEGLSAGTAEWRAQSAWIFGLSSWRQNDCISAATGFRLAALGTRDRELGAAGHYWTARANQRCGRAERVAQSYRAAAVDPETFYGQLARERLGEPRALPVRVQDPSPTEERAVAALPNVQRARSLAAMGRRAEAEALLRHQARIGDPAQHRLLVAEAAELGLGVQYFLATNAPRGTLLNARDRYPAPDYTPDNGWRIDPYLAFSHIIQESDFRETVVSPADAVGLMQVRPGTARDTARARGETVTADQLKRPQTNIDHGQAFIQQMRSNRATGDELMRIIAAYNAGPVPVARWASIPGEDPLLWMESLPYWETRFYIPAVLRNYFVYHAEAGTTPPALVDLVQGRTPRFPAR; the protein is encoded by the coding sequence ATGACGCGTTTGGTGATGGCGGCTCTGGCCGCATCGGTCCTGTCGGCGACCCCGACGCTGGCGCAGGACGCCGACCCGCTCGCGCCTCGTCCGCAGGAAGCGACGCCGCCTGCCGACGCCTCTCCGGCGCAGGTGCCGGTCAGGCTCGAGCGCGACTGGCCGTCCATCCTCAACGCCATTTCGCGGCAGCAATGGGAGGTTGCTCGCCAGTCCATCGCGGCGATGGATCGAAGCGACCCGCTTCACGACTATGCGTTGGCCGAGCTCTATCTCGCGGCCGGGTCGCCGCGGATCGACGGGCCATCGGCGGCGCGGGTCGCCGAGCGGTCTGCGGAATTGCCACAGGCCGGGGCGCTCGCCCGCATCGCGGCGGATCGCGGCGGCGATACGGTGCGCGTCCCGGGCGAACGAACGCTAGTTACCTTGGGCGGAGCGCCGCGGCGCTATCGTGCCCGATCGGTGGGCGGCGCACAGGTAGAAAATCTGCTCGCGCAGCTCGGCCCCGCAGTCGAGGCCGACGACGGTCGAGCCGGCGAAGAAATCTATCGGGCGGCCGTCGAAACCGGCGGCCTTTCGGGCGAGGCCTGGGCTGAGATATCGCATCGGGTGGCGTGGATCTATTACGTTGCCGGCGACATCGCCAACGCGCGGAGGATCGCGCTCGAGGGGTTGTCCGCAGGGACTGCGGAGTGGCGCGCGCAAAGCGCCTGGATCTTCGGGCTGTCGAGCTGGCGGCAGAACGATTGCATCAGTGCCGCGACAGGATTTCGCCTTGCGGCCCTTGGCACGCGCGACCGCGAACTGGGTGCCGCCGGACATTATTGGACAGCCCGCGCGAACCAACGCTGCGGTAGGGCCGAGCGTGTCGCGCAAAGTTACCGTGCAGCCGCCGTTGATCCGGAAACCTTCTACGGACAGCTGGCGCGCGAACGACTGGGCGAACCGCGGGCGCTGCCGGTACGCGTGCAGGATCCCTCTCCCACCGAAGAACGCGCGGTAGCGGCTCTTCCCAATGTCCAGCGCGCTAGATCGCTGGCGGCAATGGGTCGGCGAGCGGAAGCCGAAGCATTGCTGCGGCATCAGGCGCGGATCGGGGATCCGGCCCAGCACCGGCTCCTGGTCGCGGAGGCGGCGGAACTCGGCCTGGGCGTCCAATATTTTCTCGCTACCAACGCACCGCGCGGGACGCTGCTCAATGCGCGCGACCGCTATCCCGCCCCGGATTACACGCCCGACAATGGCTGGCGGATCGACCCGTATCTGGCTTTCTCGCACATCATTCAGGAAAGCGATTTCCGCGAGACCGTGGTCAGTCCCGCCGACGCCGTCGGTCTGATGCAGGTACGGCCGGGGACCGCGCGCGACACGGCCCGGGCGCGGGGCGAGACGGTCACGGCCGATCAATTGAAGCGGCCGCAGACCAATATCGATCATGGTCAGGCGTTCATCCAGCAGATGCGAAGCAATCGGGCGACGGGCGACGAGTTGATGCGGATCATCGCGGCCTACAACGCGGGGCCGGTCCCGGTCGCGCGGTGGGCGAGCATTCCGGGCGAAGATCCGCTGTTGTGGATGGAGAGCCTGCCCTACTGGGAAACGCGCTTCTACATCCCCGCGGTCCTACGCAACTATTTCGTCTATCACGCCGAGGCTGGAACAACTCCGCCCGCGCTGGTCGATCTGGTTCAGGGACGCACACCGAGGTTCCCCGCCAGATAG
- a CDS encoding uracil-DNA glycosylase family protein, whose protein sequence is MQCQRIDRAVNIANRAGRMGEGTRIDPREAAALLDWWRQAGVDAAVQSPAPTWRSLGKSPVPVAVEAPAAAPVPASDTRPEPPARNASPSPDLPDDAKSIASWLKTRSERLGAQHVGAALSPDTGLAVIAARPVEAETGIGAAHAPLLAAMLRAIGQEGAPVVFLDPAFREGQSEREPVEPDLVDAMKRLIATHRPGRLLFFGDGAARAMLGEPLAKARGKSHRIEGVPAVATFHPRWLMDRPQDKRLAWEDLQILMENE, encoded by the coding sequence GTGCAGTGCCAACGAATTGACCGCGCCGTCAACATCGCCAATCGTGCGGGGCGAATGGGCGAGGGAACGAGAATCGATCCGCGAGAGGCGGCGGCGCTACTGGACTGGTGGCGCCAGGCAGGGGTGGATGCGGCGGTCCAGTCGCCCGCTCCTACGTGGCGTTCGCTGGGGAAATCGCCGGTCCCGGTGGCGGTGGAAGCTCCCGCCGCGGCCCCGGTTCCGGCATCGGACACACGGCCAGAGCCGCCGGCGCGCAACGCTTCGCCGTCGCCCGACCTCCCCGATGATGCAAAGTCCATCGCCAGTTGGCTCAAGACGCGCTCTGAACGGCTCGGTGCCCAGCATGTCGGCGCGGCGCTGTCCCCCGACACCGGGCTGGCAGTCATTGCCGCCCGCCCGGTGGAAGCAGAAACGGGGATCGGCGCGGCCCATGCGCCATTGCTCGCGGCGATGCTGCGCGCGATCGGCCAAGAGGGTGCACCCGTCGTCTTCCTCGATCCCGCTTTCCGGGAAGGACAGTCCGAGCGCGAACCGGTCGAGCCGGACCTAGTCGACGCCATGAAGCGCCTGATCGCCACGCACCGACCCGGCCGTCTCCTTTTCTTCGGCGATGGCGCGGCGCGCGCAATGCTCGGCGAACCGCTTGCCAAGGCGCGCGGCAAGTCACATCGCATCGAGGGGGTCCCGGCGGTAGCGACCTTTCACCCCCGCTGGCTGATGGATCGACCACAGGACAAACGGCTCGCGTGGGAAGACCTGCAGATCTTGATGGAGAACGAATGA